The Aspergillus fumigatus Af293 chromosome 7, whole genome shotgun sequence genome includes the window GCTTGATACAACGACTCAACGCCCCTCTGTGGGTGATTCCATGACTGACTTTGACTGTCTAATCGTAGGGGCTGGTCATTCCGGCCTCAATGTGGCCGGCCGGCTGAAAGCACTAGGGGCGTCTTATCTCGTAATAGACAAGAACCCACGTGTGGGCGACAACTGGCGTCTTCGATATGACTCTGCAAAATGTGTGTTCTTCAGGCTCTTCCACGGGAATGTGGCTTAATAAAAACAGTACACACGATCCGCGACTATTCCCATCTGCCTTTTGAACGAAACTTCGCCCATATCGACCATGAGTGGTTGACTAAAGATGATCTCGCGGAAGGGTTCGCCGCATGGGCTGAGAAGTACAGGATAGTATGGTCATCGGAGGCATCGTCCCTGACTCTTTGCTAATCAATAAAGCGTATATGGACACGCAGCGAGCTACAATCCGGTACGTGGGACGACTCGCACGCACAATGGACCTTGAAGGTCAGACAGACCACAGCAGGTTCCGAACTCATCAAAATCCTTACGTGTCGCCATGTTGTACTTGCCACTGGTGGACCGTGCAATAAACCACACAAGCCTTTCTATCCTGGGGAAGAGAGATTCAAGGGAGTTGTCCAGCATTCGGCGAGATATCATAACGCGCGGAACTGGAAAGGTCAGCGAGGTGTCGTGGTTGGAACGGCCAACACTGGTGAGCAACCGACAAAGTCATGATGGCATGTTGATGCTCACGTTGAATACAGCCCATGATGTCGCTGAAGATATGCTTGACGCTGGAATGGCATCCGTGACTATGGTCCAACGCAGTCGGACATGTTAGTGCAGCATTCCTCTGCCCTGTTCACTGTTGTGACTTTATACAGATGTACTTCCTCAGGAGTACTTGACCAAAGTCTGGAAACGTACTTGACGCCTCACCTCGGAAGCCTCGGAAACATACTGACCCTTGCCAGAAATCCTGAATGACCATACACCACTCGAGACATCCGATCGTACACTCTTCGCGCGGCCATTAGCAGTAAGCCGCCTTATCACCATGGCTGCCTTGAACTCCCAAGCAGAGGCTGAGCCTGAGCGGTTCGCAGCACTGGAGCGAGCTGGCTTCCGGACGGAACGCTACGGAGACCTCATTTCGCTTCTCAGCGAGCGCTTCGGAGGCCATTACCTGGATACTGGTGCTTCTGCAAAGATAGGGCAGGGCTTGGTGAGTCGCCTTTCCAAGAAATCTCAGACGGCGTATTCATCGGCTCCAGATCAAGGTCAAGTCCGACAGCCGCCTCGTGTCGTACGCTGAAGATGGTCTCCTATTCGAGGATGGAACCCATTTGCCGGCCGATGTAGTTATCTATGCCACCGGGTATACAGGAAGCCTCCGCGACTCGGTGCGAGAATACTTCGGTGAAGGAATCTATGCGCAGGTGGAGGATTACTGGGGCATTAACCAAGAAGGCGAGCTCAAAGGCGCTTATGTACCTACCGGACGTATGTTTCCCGAAAGGTGCGTGCACTAGGTTCTGCTACTGGAACTGACTTTGTGAACTATAGATCCCGGCCTGTGGTATATGGGAGGAGGAATGGGCCAGGCTCGGTTTTTTGCTCGCTTCGTGGCGCTGCAAATCCTGGCGCATCTGCTTGGAAATCCATTGCCAGTATACTCTAAGACACCAGTTGTTGAGGGAGGTTGACTCAAGGGTAAGACAAACGGCATTCGAGGTGTTTCTTGGTTGTGAAACGAAGCAGATGTCGAGAAACATATATATTTGCGGAATGGCAAAAGTACGCCGGATAGGCTTTCGCATTGGGTTGGTTTTGTTCCCACCTTTAATCTACATAGATTGAAATATATTGGGAGATAGCTGGCTGAACAAATTCTTTCTACTAGATCTACTCTCTAGTGATATTGAGATACTCAGCTCTTGTATTGTTGGAAATGCCTCAAAGTGAACATGACGGAAACCTGAGGCACTGGCAGGTGACAGTGACGCTAAGCCTTTTTGGATGAGGTGCCTGATCAATGCCAACCCACCAATGGGAGTCTAGTCGACCACGTGACTTCAGAGATTGTCTTGCTTCCCCGTCGCTAAATTGCGACGAGTACCCACCAGTAGTTGATCTCGAGAAATCGATCTAATAGTCTGGCGACAACTGGAAAGGAGACGAAAAAGATGAAGACTATTCAGCTCGGTCAGCTGTCCGATTTCAAGCAGTCGCGCTACGTGATTCATCTCTCCGATGGCAAGCGTTTGGTGTTGTTCCGCTTGCCCACTATCGAATCTTCCAAAGGCAGCAGCCCCGCGGCAAATGAAACCGAGGATGGCTGGTGCTATTATGCCATGGAGGCCGAGTGCCCTCATGCTGGAGGGCCTATGGAAGACTCTCACGTGGATATCGAGGATTCCGCCTACATTGCGTCATGTCCGTGGCACGCGTACGACTTTAATGTCGAGACTGGGGAGTCGAGCGTGGGCATCAAAGCATGCACGTTCCCTGTGAAGATTGGTGATGAACAGGTCACTTTACAGTATCCGGGCGATGCTTCCCCGGTACGGCTCGACCCCGTCAgcgagaagatcaagctgaagaaagGCTGTGTTTCGGAGCGTCCAACCGTACAGCCCGTATCGCAACAGACGACACCGGCCAAGTACCTTGACGAGGACGCCACATTATGTGACTGGGCGGCTCATATCCTGAATACATCAAATCACGAACACAAAATCGAATTAACTGCCCACTTATACGCTACATTCACCGAAAGAGAGAGGACTTCTTCGCCAATGCCTATCGGCAGCGGCTCGGTCACGCCTCCTGATCAACCGCCGCGAGACGGTTTGGTGACTGTGGAACCTCGATCGATGCCCCGTGCCGGAAAAGGGGGAACGCTGAAAAGCCGCATTGCAATGCTGCATGCTCTGGCCAACATTGAACTTTGGGCGATCGATCTCGCCATCGACATCTGTATCCGATTCGCAAGCTTCCAAACACAACCGCAAGCAGGAGACACGCCCCGGGGAC containing:
- a CDS encoding Rieske [2Fe-2S] domain protein → MKTIQLGQLSDFKQSRYVIHLSDGKRLVLFRLPTIESSKGSSPAANETEDGWCYYAMEAECPHAGGPMEDSHVDIEDSAYIASCPWHAYDFNVETGESSVGIKACTFPVKIGDEQVTLQYPGDASPVRLDPVSEKIKLKKGCVSERPTVQPVSQQTTPAKYLDEDATLCDWAAHILNTSNHEHKIELTAHLYATFTERERTSSPMPIGSGSVTPPDQPPRDGLVTVEPRSMPRAGKGGTLKSRIAMLHALANIELWAIDLAIDICIRFASFQTQPQAGDTPRGLPRTYFHDWLKVANDEAKHFSLLRTRIEEMGSYFGALPVHHGLWDSAMATAHDLRARISIIALVHEARGLDVNPMTIDKFRRAGDRESVDALEIIHNDEITHVTTGHRWLTWICQQEGTDPVQVFRTNARKHFRGALKEPFNHEARMQAGLNRQYYENLMGQRDIAVS
- a CDS encoding flavin-containing monooxygenase codes for the protein MTQKRSKDILPSLLDALPSAIIPDDVDVASIASSFANSLARLSASDFAEVAIWRDCFALTGTPRTVSEVYRNRCLARRAQLFIVQADEAHVVRISPSCSWIDVPFRFEANASPAACCSGVLSLIPSGENGDYRIWMLQTLLDRFREYPSVDTLDTTTQRPSVGDSMTDFDCLIVGAGHSGLNVAGRLKALGASYLVIDKNPRVGDNWRLRYDSAKLHTIRDYSHLPFERNFAHIDHEWLTKDDLAEGFAAWAEKYRIRIWTRSELQSGTWDDSHAQWTLKVRQTTAGSELIKILTCRHVVLATGGPCNKPHKPFYPGEERFKGVVQHSARYHNARNWKGQRGVVVGTANTAHDVAEDMLDAGMASVTMVQRSRTYVLPQEYLTKVWKQILNDHTPLETSDRTLFARPLAVSRLITMAALNSQAEAEPERFAALERAGFRTERYGDLISLLSERFGGHYLDTGASAKIGQGLIKVKSDSRLVSYAEDGLLFEDGTHLPADVVIYATGYTGSLRDSVREYFGEGIYAQVEDYWGINQEGELKGAYVPTGHPGLWYMGGGMGQARFFARFVALQILAHLLGNPLPVYSKTPVVEGG